TTAATGCTCTGAACTGCAACTGTTCTGGGTTTTTGGGTGTATAGAGGAAGGGACCACTGATGAAAGAAGGAAAACCCCTGAAAGGAAGCCTGTCTTCCCTGGCAGCTGATGAAGATGCTCAGGGAGGGAAGAGCTGAGcctgagattcaaacccaaaaGTGTGTGAAGTTGTCCTGGGGTGGCAGGGAGTCCCCGGCCGGAGGCACCAAGACCCCCCGATTCTGCCCCAAGGGCTGACGGCAGAGGGGCTGGGAGAAGTGTCCgtaaaaaccaacccagtgctgtcgagtgccTGTGGACCCATGCTAATGGGTTGTGCGATGAATGCAGGGACGGGGAGGAGATGGGGAGCTGGAAAGGCGTGGGGTGAAGGGGGATGGGCGCAGGGCTGGAGCGCGACGACCCGCACAGTGTCGCGGCCGGCTGCCcgaggctggggggggggggagtccaGCCCTCCTGGCCTGTGTCCTTAACACCCCAGGGTGAGTGGGACCCTCAGCGCCagagggggcgggggaggggcagACTTTGGGTAGGGAGGTGGGAGAAGGCGGCCTCCCCGGAAGAGAGACTGGTGGAGGCCAGACGAAGGAGCCCCCAGCCCGGGGCTGGGCGGGAGGGGGTGCAGCGATGGGGCCCAGCTCAGCCCATCTCTACCGCGCGCCGGTACCCCGCCCCCGGCCCGTGGCTGCGAGACGCCCACCCACGCCGTCCCGAGGAAGCACCAGGCGATTCattgatttcatttcatttcattattttttgcaAAGTCATCGCCGGCGCCGCATCTGcgtggctggggggtggggggcggagcCAGCGCGGAGTCGCCGCAGGTaaacagcccccccccccccccggcggGAGCCGGGCCGCGGCCACAGACAGCAGCCGCCCCCGGCCCGGGAGGAGCCAGCGCGCCGGGCCGGGCTCCGCTGAGGCGGGCGGGCGGCCGGGGGCGGCGGCGGCCTGCGCCCCCCACCCGCGCGGGCCCGACCCCTGCCCCGGGCAGCGGCCTGCGCCCCAGCCCCCGCCGCGGACCCGCCCCCGGGCCGCCCCCACGCACGGGTCCGCCGCGCGCCTCCGGCCCCACCCGCGTCCCCTCCGCCCGCGCCCCCGAGACCCCCcggcggccccgccccgccccgccccgccccgcgcccccCTCCGCCGGGCCGCCCCTCGCCTCCCATGCACCACCTCCTGGAGCAGTCGGCGGACATGGCGACGGCGCTGCTGGCGGGCGAGAAGCTGCGGGAGCTGATCCTGCCGGGCGCCCAGGACGACAAGGCGGGCGCGCTGGCCGCGCTGCTTCTGCAGCTGAAGCTGGAGCTGCCGTTCGACCGCGTGGTCACCATCGGCACCGTGCTTGTCCCCATCCTGCTGGTCACCCTGGTCTTCACCAAGAACTTCGCAGGTGAGGCGGGggcgcgggcgggcgggcgcgTGTCCGCAGGTGTCCCAGCTGCTTCCCGGGTCCCCTCTGGGCCACTGGCGCTGTCCATATCGCGGGCGCTGAGCGCCCCACCGCACTGGCCTGGCGATGTCGACTGCAGACGGCGCCCCAGGGCTTTCCCAACAAGGCCCTCTCCCGCCCGGTGCTTGCTCGTGTCCCAGACCCCACTCCTGGTTTCACTGTTGTTTTGCCTTGCACTCTTCACGCCTGAGGTGGACCAGGCCCTTCCTGGACCCGTGGTAAATGAGATCCTGGGTCTGGCCTATAGAATGTCACATACAAAAGAGGAGATGGAGGGTGGGGTGAGCAGGGTGAGCACCATCCGGTGACGGTCAGAGAAAGGCATTACAGATGAACAGATGGCTCAGGCCAGGGCAGGGTGGAGACCTTGACCAGTGGATGCAGAAGTCGAGTGATGGGGTGCAGGGAGGGGGCGCAGAGGCCATGGGCAGATGGGGTGCAGGGAGGGCAAGGAGAAGCGCTGAGAAGCTGGCCGGCCTCCCTTTGGGCATGGGGAGCCTCTGAAGGGTTTGGCAGCTGTGGCGGGGCCTGTGGTAGGCTCTGGAGAGCACGTAGCAGTGGAGTCTATACAGGACACACCAACCCTAAAGGGCAGGGGCACAACTCTAGGAGGCTTGGGCCACAGGGAATGAGGTGTGGGCTCCAGAGCCCACCTAGAGGGTGAAGGTGGAAGCAGGTAGCTGGAGACCAGGAATTGGCTGCATCCTCACACCTGGGGTCTGTGTTGATGCAGGAGGGGATTCAGACCCAGATGTCCAGGGGGTCTTTCCCAAAATGTGTCAGCCATGCTTTCCAGGCCCCTTCCAGAAACCTCCAAAGACTTCTCACGTTCCAGGAGCTCCCTGTGGCCTGTGATACCCGACCTGGGTGGACCCCCAGGCAGAGGAAATATTCTTCTGGCTCTGTCCTCAGGGCACCAGTACTAGGACACACAGACATGCTCAGACGCAGTGCACTTGCACGGGAGACGGGAGGCCCCACGCACCCAGACCGTGCCGAGCAGAGCTCACCCACACATGCTGCTGACACACCATTGGGCCACAGGGCTGGCGTGGCACCTGGGTTTGAATGATGACAGGGGGCCTAGAGGCATCCCCAACTGGAAATACGTGGCAGTCCTTCCCTTGTTCTCAGACACACGTACAGTAGGGCATTGAGTCACCGGTGCGCAGGTATGGGGCACGGACCCGCTCGGTGTCACAGATGCACACAGGGGGGCATCGAGTCATGGGCACTCAGGTACGGGGTGCAGAACCACCCGGCATCAGATGCTTACAGTGGGACATCGAGTCACAGGTGCTCAGGTACAGGTGCCAACCTGCTCGGTGTCCCAGATGCACACAGTGGGACACTGAGTCACAGCTGCTTAGATAGGGGGCGCGGACCCACCCAGCGTCACAGACCCATACAATGGGACCTCAAGTCTCGGTGCTCAGATACAGGGCAGGGACCCCTTCGGGCATACAGGGCGTGAATGCACAGTAGGACGATGAGTCACGGATGCTTAGATACCGGGTCCAGAATCACTTGGTATCACAGACGTGCACAGTAGGACGTTGAGTCACGAGTGCTCAAATATGGGGTGCGGACCTGTCTGGCATCACAGACACATAGTGGGGTGTCAAGTCACAGGTGCTCAGATACAGGGTGTGGACCCGCTAGGTGTCACATGCGTACAGTGGGATGTCGAGTCACACACGGGTGCTCAGGTATGGGACACAAACCAGTGCAGTGTCACAGACGTGCACAGTGGGACATCGAGTCACACATGGGGCTCAGATACGGAGTGTGGACCTGCTCAGTGTCACATGCGCAAAGTGGGACGTCCAGTCATGCACAGGTGCTCAGGTGCAGGATGTGGGCCCGCTCAGTGTCACATGTACACAGTGGGATGTCAAGTCACACAGAGGTGCTCAGGTATGGGACACAGACCAGCACAGTGTCACAGGTGTGCACCATGGGACATTGTCACACACAGGTGCTCAGGTACGGGACACAGACCAGCTCAGGTCACAGATGCGCACAGTGGGACATCGAGCCACACACGGGTGCTCAGGTATGGGACGCAGACCAGCTCAGGTCACAGACGTGCACGGTGGGACGTCCAGTCACACGTGGGTGCTCAGATACGGGACGGAAACCAGCTCAGGTCACAGACGTGCACAGTGGGACATCAAGTCACACACGGGTGCTCAGGTACGGGACACAGACCAGCTCAGGTCACAGATGTACACAGTGGGACATGGAGTCACACACAGGTGCTCAGGTATGGGACGCAGACCAGCTCAGGTCACAGACGTGCACGGTGGGATGTCCAGTCACACATGGGTGCTCAGATACGGGACACAGACCAGCTCAGGTCACAGATGTGCACATTGGGACATTGAGTCACACACAGGTGCTCAGGTATGGGACACAGACCAGCTCAGGTCTCAGATGTGCACAGTGGGACACTGAGTCACACACGGGTGCTCAGGTATGGGACGCAGACCAGCTCAGGTCACAGATGTGCACAGTGGGACGTCCAGTCACACACGGGTGCTCAGATACGGGACACAGACCAGCTCAGGTCACAGATGTACACAGTGGGACATTGAGTCACACACAGGTGCTCAGGTATGGGACACAGACCAGCTCAGGTCACAGATGTGCACAGTGGGACGTCCAGTCACACATGGGTGCTCAGATACGGGACACAGACTAGCTCAGGTCACAGATGTGCACAGTGGGACATTGAGTCACACACAGGTGCTCAGGTATGGGACGCAGACCAGCTCAGGTCACAGACGTGCACGGTGGGACGTCAAGTCCCACACGGGTGCTCAGGTACGGGACACAGACCAGCTCAGGTCACAGATGTGCACAGTGGGACATTGAGTCACCCACAGGTGCTCAGGTATGGGACACAGACCAGCTCAGGTCACAGATGTGCACAGTGGGACGTCCAGTCACACATGGGTGCTCAGATATGGGTCGCAGACTAGCTCAGGTCACAGATGTACACAGTGGGACATTGAGTCACACACAGGTGCTCAGGTATGGGACGCAGACCAGCTCAGGTCACAGACGTGCATGGTGGGACGTCAAGTCCCACACGGGTGCTCAGGTACGGGACACAGACCAGCTCAGGTCACAGATGTGCACAGTGGGACATTGAGTCACCCACAGGTGCTCAGGTATGGGACACAGACCAGCTCAGGTCACAGATGTGCACAGTGGGATGTCCAGTCACACATGGGTGCTCAGATATGGGTCGCAGACCAGCTCAGGTCACAGATGTGCACAGTGGGACATTGAGTCACACACAGGTGCTCAGGTATGGGACACAGACCAGCTCAGGTCACAGATGTGCACAGTGGGACATTGAGTCACACACAGGTGCTCAGCTACGGGACACAGACCAGCTCAGGTCACAGACATGCACAGTGGGACGTCAAGTCACACACGGGTGCTCAGGTACGGGACACAGACCAGCTCAGGTCACAGATATGCACAGTGGGACATTGAGTCACACACGCGTGTTCAGGTACGGGACACAGACCAGCTCAGGTCACAGATGTGCGCAGTGGGACATTGAGTCACACACAGGTGCTCAGGTATGGGACACAGACCAGCTCAGGTCACAGATGTGCACAGTGGGACGTCCAGTCACACATGGGTGCTCAGATATGGGTCGCAGACCAGCTCAGGTCACAGATGTGCACAGTGGGACATTGAGTCACACACAGGTGCTCAGCTACGGGACACAGACCAGCTCAGGTCACAGACATGCACAGTGGGACGTCAAGTCACACACGGGTGCTCAGGTACGGGACACAGACCAGCTCAGGTCACAGATATGCATAGTGGGACATTGAGTCACACACGCGTGTTCAGGTACGGGACACAGACCAGCTCAGGTCACAGATGTGCGCAGTGGGACATTGAGTCACACACGCGTGCTCAGGTACGGGACACAGACCAGCTCAGGTCACAGACGTGCACAGAGGACATCCAGTCACACACGCGTGCTCAGGTACGGGATGCAGACCAGCTCAGGTCACAGATGTGCACAGTGGGACGTCTAGTCACACACGGGTGCTCACGTACGGGTCGCAGACCAGCTCAGGTCACAGATGTGCACAGTGGGACGGACTAAGTTGTGAGCACAGGTGTGGATCAGGCCCTCAGTGACCCCCAAGATAGGCCCAACCCTCTGATATTCCGCTTTGTGCCATCTGGCGGTGTGTCCCCTCTCTGGGGTAGACACTCACAGATGGATGTGGCCCATGGGGGTTGGTGGTAGGTGTGGTGGCCTGCTGTCCTGAGTCCTGGGCTCTGGCCCTGCCTGATGGGATTGGATGGCCCTGGAGATTGTGTCCCGGCGGAGAGCACAGGGCTGTTGAATTTTCCATGTTTGCATCTCTCTGAATGAGGAGCCTCACTGCACACAGCCCCAGTCGCCCTGGTCCTTGCCTACCTTCTCTCTGAGATTTGGCTGCCTCTCGTCTCTCCTGAGTGGGTCCGGCGGAAGGACACACTGATCCAGGTGCCTGGAAGCGTGCACTGTCTCACCCTGGACACGTGCTACTCCTGAATTTGAGGCCTATCCCACCCAGCACACACAGGCCAAGGGCCCCCCCAGGAACGTTGGGGTGCAGGGCCAGGGTGTTGGGCCTTTTGACACGGGGGACCACTCA
The DNA window shown above is from Elephas maximus indicus isolate mEleMax1 chromosome 4, mEleMax1 primary haplotype, whole genome shotgun sequence and carries:
- the LOC126076187 gene encoding uncharacterized protein LOC126076187 isoform X2 translates to MRTVGCRVTHGCSGMGHKPVQCHRRAQWDIESHMGLRYGVWTCSVSHAQSGTSSHAQVLRCRMWARSVSHVHSGMSSHTEVLRYGTQTSTVSQVCTMGHCHTQVLRYGTQTSSGHRCAQWDIEPHTGAQVWDADQLRSQTCTVGRPVTRGCSDTGRKPAQVTDVHSGTSSHTRVLRYGTQTSSGHRCTQWDMESHTGAQVWDADQLRSQTCTVGCPVTHGCSDTGHRPAQVTDVHIGTLSHTQVLRYGTQTSSGLRCAQWDTESHTGAQVWDADQLRSQMCTVGRPVTHGCSDTGHRPAQVTDVHSGTLSHTQVLRYGTQTSSGHRCAQWDIESHTGAQVWDTDQLRSQMCTVGRPVTHGCSDMGRRLAQVTDVHSGTLSHTQVLRYGTQTSSGHRRAWWDVKSHTGAQVRDTDQLRSQMCTVGH
- the LOC126076187 gene encoding uncharacterized protein LOC126076187 isoform X1, with translation MRTVGCRVTHGCSGMGHKPVQCHRRAQWDIESHMGLRYGVWTCSVSHAQSGTSSHAQVLRCRMWARSVSHVHSGMSSHTEVLRYGTQTSTVSQVCTMGHCHTQVLRYGTQTSSGHRCAQWDIEPHTGAQVWDADQLRSQTCTVGRPVTRGCSDTGRKPAQVTDVHSGTSSHTRVLRYGTQTSSGHRCTQWDMESHTGAQVWDADQLRSQTCTVGCPVTHGCSDTGHRPAQVTDVHIGTLSHTQVLRYGTQTSSGLRCAQWDTESHTGAQVWDADQLRSQMCTVGRPVTHGCSDTGHRPAQVTDVHSGTLSHTQVLRYGTQTSSGHRCAQWDIESHTGAQLRDTDQLRSQTCTVGRQVTHGCSGTGHRPAQVTDMHSGTLSHTRVFRYGTQTSSGHRCAQWDIESHTRAQVRDTDQLRSQTCTEDIQSHTRAQVRDADQLRSQMCTVGRLVTHGCSRTGRRPAQVTDVHSGTD
- the LOC126076187 gene encoding uncharacterized protein LOC126076187 isoform X3, whose product is MSSHTRVLRYGTQTSAVSQTCTVGHRVTHGAQIRSVDLLSVTCAKWDVQSCTGAQVQDVGPLSVTCTQWDVKSHRGAQVWDTDQHSVTGVHHGTLSHTGAQVRDTDQLRSQMRTVGHRATHGCSGMGRRPAQVTDVHGGTSSHTWVLRYGTETSSGHRRAQWDIKSHTGAQVRDTDQLRSQMYTVGHGVTHRCSGMGRRPAQVTDVHGGMSSHTWVLRYGTQTSSGHRCAHWDIESHTGAQVWDTDQLRSQMCTVGRPVTHGCSDMGRRLAQVTDVHSGTLSHTQVLRYGTQTSSGHRRAWWDVKSHTGAQVRDTDQLRSQMCTVGH